The window ctgcaactttccaaccctagaaaacgaagtcatggtttttcatcttcctgttcgttgcttggtttctttcttcttgttaccatcaaagaaatggtttttctacgttatttccttcgttcttcccatgttatcatattgttattgtcgcttttaggggtgaaaggggcgaaaaatgtaagtatctattttttttctgtgttttttcatgaatacacttcgtgaatcgatggtttcgcgaagctttacgaagagaacgagcctggaaagtgacgatctacttcgtgaatcgatgatttcgcgaagatttgcgaagagaaagagtctgaaacgcatggatctacctcgcgaatcgattagttcgtgaagtctgcgaatagatcctcacgttttaGACCTCGCATACTTCGCGAAAGCAttgatatgcgacgtagatagtcacgtttcagacctcgcagacttcacgaaaaaatcgattagcgaagtaaaatcacctctttccctacacatttacattcgcatgcttcgctaatcttcatttcgtgaagccaaaatcgtcttttccccagcctaacacgattaattttttctaaaggtggttgaatatctaacatccctttctggaaggcgacgtactgggctgcaggggatatgattttccttcctgtatagggattaacttccctcaagattgacacattcactcctaaagtggttggttaggagaggttgtgtcaatcttggggtgcaccatgggacacgtccatcccatggtgccaatcttcaaagtgaacctaactaattcggtaccaattttaaatcggatgagtaatcttggtgtgcaccgtgggacacgtccatcccaaaaggtatgGAACCAGatcttttgggatgagaaatggatgTCCAGACCTTTTGAGATGGATGTGTCACATGGTggacaccaagattactcatgcgaagtcagacgggatagAGACAAAcacgcgtaaatattgagggtattatgggaaagtcacacaaaatcagtctagatatgtagtaggttgagtaaatgggttaaatatgtaaatgagcctcccatttgacccagttttgtaattttccctaaataaatttggtcatttaccgttaaatctaaacttattaaatctaacGGTAAACATTACTGATATTATCAAATCTCCTTCCGAACATCAATTTGACGTTGGGTTGATATAAATCttcaaaattgcaaaataatctCCCATCATTTTTTTAATCAGAGATGGTCTAAATCTtacttataatatatatattgttactAGTAATATAGTATTAGTAATACAATGAATAGCATATAGTATAAAGATTGATCTTCCCCATCCCTAGAAATTCGACAACGAGATTCGTGCAATTTAATCtcagaaaaataattaatatttctgATTATTATGCTTAAACTTCACGATTTTCCAGCTCTAAAGCTCCCCAATATACAGATCTGTTTTAATTTAAGCTCAACTTGCAATTTCTTTTCAACCCCAAAGAAAAGCTTTATCAGAGAAGAGAAGCTCTGTCTATGGCGGCTAAGAAGAAAGATACGACTCCGTTTTCACTCTCTTTCTAGCTACTTTTTCTGGGTATGTTTTTTACTTTTGTTTTGATCTTTGctttttattagattttttttttctgagatTATTTGCTCTGTTTGGTTACTGAGAAAatggaaaggaaaataaatgaAGGTTAACTTAAATCCTTGTATTACttcttgttttgatattttctTGCAAATTTCAAGCATTTTATAGCAAGTTATAAATAAATAGTTGAAAATAAAGGATTTAAATGTAGACTTGTACATGGTTCGGGCTAGACAGGccgtttttttatataaaaatgctAAGCCCAAATCCGTCCAGTTAGTGCTAGAGCCATGATTTTATATTTGAGGGATTAAATTTAATCTTGCGGGTAGTATGAGCGAACTTTTTCAATATCCAACCCGTTAGGGCTAGACACATATTTTTTTAGTCTCAATCTCCTAAAAAATTTTCGTTTCAGATGAATTTCTTATGTTTATAAAGTAaatttatttcaaaaattaagttttttttgagttttagaagtaaaaaaattgatttaggaaaaaaatttaattcaaaaGGGTAAGAAGATAACGTCAAAATAATAAGGTTTAAGAAAAAGAGTTTTACGGAGTTTGAACATTTGATGTAttgcattaaaaaaaatatgtcttAAACGATTCATTCAGCTATCTTAATATATTgtaataacattacaaatacatcaatatgaattaaattaaggTGGCTGCAACTACAAAAACCATACTACTCAAGGGTGAAGCCGGCGGCTGGGGGGAGCCGGAGCCCTCCGAGTCCGTTATTAATTTAGGTGGGTTGTGACCAAGCTGGTTTggacttaaaaatcaaatctcaaacgCAACCTATATAAGCTCGTCTAAAAAAagtatacataatttttaattataagaaataaaatttatatttaaaaataaatatttaattataaatatataaatttcttaACTAATATTAATAAGGCGCGGCCTGTCTTTACCATTTCTATGAATCCTAAGTCCATCCAAAAACATAGACGGGTTTTAGCGGGCCTAGATCGAACTAGgcctaaaattaatttttattgtccaaAGGATATGGGTCTGGGCGGGACGGACGGATATCCGGACCCGTAGACAGGTCTATTAACATGTAACTGATTAAATCAAATTGAGGAAAATTTTGTTTTAGCTTTGGTAAAATACATGAATGGATCCTGAATTTTGATGCTATTAATATTATAGTCTCtaaattttattcttattttgaCTTTAACATTAAATTCCAAATTAGAAAAAAGTCAGTTTAGAaataagggtcaaatacatgaatatcataattaactacaaaattacaattaagttatatcatcaaatttaattttgaatatgtcattattctttatatattatgattttataccattgtttaaaaattatagactccaattcataaatcagaaacttataaaatatattctaaacttctaatttataaattctaatccttaaaatgtattaaaaataCCGATTTTACTAGgttgatataatctaaaattgtgacttgatatagttgtaaatagtttttaaaaggtGAATttgtgtgtaattttccctagaAATAATTAACGAAATGAAATGATGATCTAAATAAGCCTAGCTACATtttttttaagggtaaattacacaataATCATACTGAAAAACAATAATCATTTGAAATAGAtcatatttgtaatttttattttgaaaatgtcagagaaaaacagtttttgtttttaaatttaaacCTGGATAACCTTCttcaaattaactaattattgATAACTTCCTAATTGACAAAATTAGAAATAAGATTTGTCATaactataaattatttatgagATATGTTTTTCCATGTAATTTCCtctttttttaattacaagCCCAACTACATTATttactcttttttctttaattcctatcattataaattataaattatggtTAAATACTTAATTTTAAATCCATCATtgcattaatttttcaattgatttttctttgatttatcatgaaatgaagtttaggaccataatattatataattcagggcatgaatatatttcatcatttttaactgtatttattttcttcattttctaaGCCGTTAAAATATATTCATGACTCCTTAATGTAAAGTAGTAAAAATTCCTTAACCGTAACACTAAAAtccaaatcaataaaaattcataaaaataatgACTTTGACAAATTTAACTATATCGTCGACTCTTCTTTTATTCATATCACCATAAATTatgttttagaaaaaaaattatatcacAGTAATTATAGTCAAACATCTATTTTACTCCCATgatttccttaattttttttaatgttaaatGGTTATATAacctttaaatttttttatatcaagAAATGAATTTCAGAGGTAAGGATATAAACGGGGTGGGAAATCCCGTTTCCATCGGGCATCTTCTCGAGGGACGAAGAATCTCCAATTAGAATCTCCTTGAGGTGGGATGGGGATAGCTTTCTCCCCCACAAGCAGGGATAGAGATAGGTATCCCCACTCCGTGGGGTTCTCCGTACCCGTCACGGGGGTTCCCTGATTAATTTCCAATTTAacgtttattttttatttttttttaaatataaaattcgtGATTTTTTTAGACTTATTAGATTATGTCaattttattctttcttttcGTCACTTAACTTAGATTTaatcttattatttattgttatacTATGTCAAATGCTAAGAAGAttgagaaaaaaatagaaaaaaaaagttataatatatttaaaaaacagAATGAACTGAAGATCCCCGCAGGAATAAGGACAAAATTTTGCCGGTTTAGATTTTGAGGACGGGGACGGAGAATCTCCAATAGGTCGGGGAGCGGAGAATGAAATATCCGCCCCGCCCCAAAATCTAAACGGGCAAAATTTTGTTCGATAGGTCGGGGAGCGGGGAATGAAATATCCGTCCCATCCCGTACCTAGCCATAATATTAGTAGCGTTATAATTTGTTTATTTCGTAGCATACTTTGCGTCGTCGTGATTTTTGAAATTGATTTCTAATGTTTAAACTTCTAATTTTGATTAGGTTGAAACCCTAGAAGATCAAAATGAGGAGATTATGCATTCCAAAATGCAGATTAGTAAAAATATTAGGTGTTCTTCAAATCATATTAGGAGGTCTTGTAATTCTTATAAGTTTAGCAAGCCTTTACAAGTTCTACAAGGCTGGATTTTTCCTACACCATGAAGAAATCTGTCACCAATTTTATGACCAAAACAATGCCTACCAACTGTTCGACGTAAATTCCCTGACGACCCGGATCGCCCAAGTCCTCGATCAGATGGAGAAATTGCAGGAAAAACTAGAACACAATGTCCAAGAACTCGAGAAACACAGCCCAAATTTAGATAAGAGCAACATTTCAAGATTAGAATACAAAAATTACTTAGAAAATCAAGTAATTCGGCCTCTCGATGCGGCAACGCTTTCGCTCCGCCAGATTCGGTTGCCGAAGATCGCGAATTCGAGCATCCAAGAGGTGCCTTTGATTAACACATTCATCATAGAAGAAGTTCGGAAGTACTTAACCCCGAAAGAGAATAGAGTCGGGAAGACGAACATCTATGGCACCGGAAAGGTACATAGTACGATAGGTCACGCTTGTGTTTTGATGAGGAAAGAGCTTGAACAATACATGGAGTATGACATTGGATCTTATTGTGATGATAATTGGCATTTGGCTCAGAAACTTATGATAGGCGGATGCGATCCGTTGCCTCGAAGACGTTGCTTAACCAGGGCTTCCAAGACGTATCAGAAGCCCTACCCGATTAATGAGTCGTTGTGGAAGTTGCCTGATGATAGGAACGTGAGATGGAGTAATTATCAGTGCAGGAATTTCGAGTGCTTATCGAGTAAAAACCCGAAACGCGGGTACTCAAAATGCACGGGCTGTTTCGAGATGGAGAAGGAAAAACGGAGATGGGTTAATAATAGTAATAGTAGTAGTAATAGTAGTAGTGATAGTTCCGTTCTTCCTGTTGATTTTATGATCAATGATGTTCTAGCAATCAAGCCGGGGGAGATTAGGATCGGCTTAGATTTCGGTGTGGGGACGGGGAGTTTTGCCGCGAGAATGAGGGAAAGGAATGTTACTATTGTTTCAACCGCGCTAAACCTCGGAGCGCCGTTTAATGAGATGATTGCGCTGAGGGGTCTAGTTCCTTTATACATGACATTGAATCAACGGCTACCGTTCTTCGATAACACGTTGGATTTGATTCACACGACGGGGTTTATGGACGGGTGGATTGATCTGCTACTGATGGATTTCATTTTGTTCGACTGGGATCGGGTACTTCGTCCGGGCGGATTGTTATGGATCGATCGATTCTTTTGTAGTAAGAAGGATTTGGATGATTACTTGTATATGTTTCTTCAGTTTAGGTATAAGAAACATAAGTGGGTTTTGTCTCCGAAGTCAAAAGATGAAGTCTTTCTTTCTGCATTGTTGGAGAAACCTCCAAGAGCTATCTGATATACTAAGTTATTTTGGACGGGTCGTGTTAAACAGATTGTCTTTATAAATCGTGTTGTTGTATTAGAATTGACAGTCGTAAGTTAGTTTATTATCTTATGTTGTTAATATGTATTCTTGGAATCAATTTGTTGTTCTAATAACACTgaaataaaaagagaatttcATTTCAATGTAACAATTTTTGGTGTTTCGTGTGACATTTATAAGCATTGtcaagattatatatatattgctatCTTGTGACAATTTTAAGTAGTTGAATTAAGTATATAATagatatatctttttttttttatcatctgaCTATCATGTCATATATAGAAGTCAATCATTTTTAACGAGACTATTATGTCACTATTCCGTGATTTTATCTGTTTAAAATAGCTGAAATGACtttattgagataaaaaaagaaaatttaattactttattgaaacaaaataaaGTTTGGTAACCATTTCGAAACTAACTCTAAACTTTAGTGACCATCAATGTAATTAGCCTATTATACTTAGTGTTGAGTACAGTATGTGAAAATTGAGAGCATCCGAGAGACTTTTAATagacttattaaaaataatataaataattgactcttaataatttatataatattttgaatatattaatttatattagaGCAAATTACATGTATAATcagttttggaatttttattatgtttttgtcCTGAGTTATGAGCTAGGTaggaaaaagaataaaattatttaaagtaattAATAAGACAactattttatatgtttttttttatcttgagtTCGAGTCTTAACATACACAGAAATGTTTAATTATCTAAAAAGTACCTAACAAACCTCGAACCGAAAAACAACTAAatattcatcaaaaaaaaaaaatacaacaactaaataaataaaataaaataaaagaagatgttttttttatcgaaaataaaaggagatactgattatttaagttaatttaTCGAAACCTTAATGGGCCAAGTAGTATAATCCAAGGGCTTCATGTTGGACACTGACAAGCCCAAATTAATAAAACCCTTACGTGCTTGTTGTGCTGTATCCATGTTAGCAAatgttttgttattatttttaagggtcaaatacatgaatttaagtataaaattacaattaaataatatcaccaaaattaattcttaatatatcattattttctatatattatgattttacattataatttaaaaattctagactccaattcataaatcagaaaacctagaaaatatattctagacttctaatttataaattctaatccttaaaatatattaaaagtgccgattttactagtttgatataatctaaaattatgatttgatatagttataaatagtttttgaaagatgaatttctgtgtaattttccctttttttttaattcaccTAAATATTAgaaaacaatatttttatttctaaaatgcTAAACATGCGAATTATTTGGGAAATatcaaaaaattgaaagaaaatttCCTAAAATAGAATCCCGTATTTTTTGCTGTAAAAAAATCAACGAAAACTTGATAATTAATATGCACGGCATTCGTTtctatatcagattttaaactACATATAAACTTTAGATTAAAACGCCACATTTGATATCTCCATGAAAATTCAGATCTCACTACTATAAAAATGATACGGAATAACTGatctttcaatttcaatttcaaatacagcattaaacagaatttgaaaaaaaaaaaaaatccaaatcgAAAAACTAAGAAATTGAAAGATCGAAAAAATAGAACATCACTCAGTTGAATCTAACTCTCACTGTGTGAAGTGATTTTCATGTTCTTCATTGTTCAGTACTTCCAATCTCAAATTAAGATCTACTCGATttggtttttatgtttttcacgTTCTTCATATTCTTATATACATCATATTGTATTATCTTATAGTTAATGTTAACTTGGGAGCTTTCGATATTTGAGGATTAAGCTAATTTTATTGACTTGTTATGAATTACTCATATTGTATTGTCttctaaacttatttaaaataattttatacatTTCAATTTCTCCAAATTTAATATTGTTCTGGCTGATGATGAATTTATAGAGTTAATCATAAAGTAAGTT is drawn from Euphorbia lathyris chromosome 9, ddEupLath1.1, whole genome shotgun sequence and contains these coding sequences:
- the LOC136205646 gene encoding probable methyltransferase At1g29790, whose amino-acid sequence is MRRLCIPKCRLVKILGVLQIILGGLVILISLASLYKFYKAGFFLHHEEICHQFYDQNNAYQLFDVNSLTTRIAQVLDQMEKLQEKLEHNVQELEKHSPNLDKSNISRLEYKNYLENQVIRPLDAATLSLRQIRLPKIANSSIQEVPLINTFIIEEVRKYLTPKENRVGKTNIYGTGKVHSTIGHACVLMRKELEQYMEYDIGSYCDDNWHLAQKLMIGGCDPLPRRRCLTRASKTYQKPYPINESLWKLPDDRNVRWSNYQCRNFECLSSKNPKRGYSKCTGCFEMEKEKRRWVNNSNSSSNSSSDSSVLPVDFMINDVLAIKPGEIRIGLDFGVGTGSFAARMRERNVTIVSTALNLGAPFNEMIALRGLVPLYMTLNQRLPFFDNTLDLIHTTGFMDGWIDLLLMDFILFDWDRVLRPGGLLWIDRFFCSKKDLDDYLYMFLQFRYKKHKWVLSPKSKDEVFLSALLEKPPRAI